The segment AAAAAGTGAAATCTCTCAATTCTGTCAGTCTCACAGTATACGAGGGAGAGACGTTTGGACTGCTCGGACAAAATGGAGCCGGAAAAACTACTTTACTCAAAACGCTGCTTGGCATTGTCCGCCCCACTTCAGGACGCGCCATGATTTTAGGTGCATCTTTGGGCGATCGTGCTGTCAAACAGCGGATTGGATATCTGCCCGAAAATCCTTATTTCTACGATTATTTAACGGGTTGGGAAATTCTCAACTACACCGGAGACTTGTTCGGAATTGAGCGATCGCGCCAAAAGAAACGCATTCCTGAGCTGTTAGATCTCGTCGGTCTCGCTCAATCTGCGGCGAAGAAGAAACAGTTGCGGCAATACTCGAAAGGAATGCTACAACGCATCGGTATGGCACAAGCATTAATCAACGATCCAGATTTGGTCTTTCTCGATGAACCGATGTCTGGACTCGATCCGCTCGGTCGCTATCAGATGAGAGAGATTATTGTGTCACTCAAAGCTCAGGGCAAAACTATCTTCTTTAATAGCCATGTGCTATCCGATGTGGAGAAGATCTGCGATCGCGTTGCTCTACTTGCTCAAGGCGAACTCATTGCTCTAGGTTCGATGCAAGAACTCCTTGGAACGGCTGAAAAATATTATGTGATGGTGAAAGGCGGCAGA is part of the Leptolyngbya boryana PCC 6306 genome and harbors:
- a CDS encoding ABC transporter ATP-binding protein; translation: MDSAVATRLQLPTIERSIALQTYELSKTYRTGFWMNKKVKSLNSVSLTVYEGETFGLLGQNGAGKTTLLKTLLGIVRPTSGRAMILGASLGDRAVKQRIGYLPENPYFYDYLTGWEILNYTGDLFGIERSRQKKRIPELLDLVGLAQSAAKKKQLRQYSKGMLQRIGMAQALINDPDLVFLDEPMSGLDPLGRYQMREIIVSLKAQGKTIFFNSHVLSDVEKICDRVALLAQGELIALGSMQELLGTAEKYYVMVKGGRPEMLQPWLPDMEFQDGLWAGHLNGAAADFIDSLALMNAQLISMSLARPSLEEFFVKQLRDRGIHSSS